TCAGCCCCAATAGCGGCTGGTACGGCCAGGATTACGCCGACAACTTTGACGCCTTGAAGGCCACTTCTGCGCTGGAATTTTACGAAGATTATCAGCAGGGTTTGCGCATGCTAAACGCCGGGCATGGCACGCTGATCATGGGGGATGTGGTGGCTTTGTTGTGGGAAGCACACCGGCAAAAAATCGACCTGCAAATACTGCCCTACGTGCCAGCCAGTGATGAAGTCCATTTGATGCTCAGCCGCATGAGCGCGACCGAGGCCGACATCAAAACGCTGGATGCCGCCATCACCCGGCTGGAAAAGAGCGGCAAACTGGCGCAGATTCGCGCCCGCTATGGCTTGAACTACTAAGGGATCAGTTGCCAGCCAGGTCGTGACGCGCACGACGCGGTATCAGTCAGCAGTCTTCTTTCTGGCGAATTTCGTCGGTGCTCTTTTTGGCCTGATACATGGCCTCATCCGCATGCTTGAGCAACAGCCGCGCATCCAGACCGTGTTCTGGATAACAAGCGATGCCGATGCTCGACTTGGCATAAAGCTCCAGCCCGTCGATATGCACTGGCTGGGCGAGCGCTTTGCGGATTTTGTCGGCAACTTGCGCGGCGAACTGCGGCAACTGGACGTTCTCCAGCAACACCACAAACTCGTCGCCTCCCATGCGCGCCACAGTATCGGTTTCGCGCACGCATTGTTTCAGCCGGTGTGCGACTTCCTGCAGCAGCAAGTCGCCAGTGGCGTGGCCATGCGAGTCATTCACCTGTTTGAATTTATCCAGATCCACGTACAGCAAAGACATACGCCCTTGTTCGCGCCGGGCGCGGGCCAGCGCCATGTCCAGCCGGTCATAGAGCAAGCCACGATTGGGCAGATCGGTCAGTTCATCGTATTGCGCCAGGCGCCGCAAACGCGCATGCAATTGCTTGTGTTCAATGGCAGTGGCGACTTGAGTGGAGACAAACTGGAGTAATTCCTTGTCTCGTTCGGCATAAAGCGCACCACCGGCGTAGCTCATCAAGACCAGCGCTCCGATAGTGCCTTTATGCGAATTGAGCGGCACGCCGAGCCAGCACAGTGGCTCGGTGCCATCTGGACCATGCAAGTCAGCCGGAAAAACGCCTGGATTCTGCGGGTTCAGCAACAACGGCTGACCACTGCGGATTACCTCGGCGCACAGCGCACTGGCGGGCATCGCCTGCGCCGCCCCAGCGGGATGAAACTGATTGATATGGTAGGGAGAACTCAGCCGATCATTCTTCTCGTCATAAGTCACCACCGAGAAATTCAGCGCGGGCAGCAGCTGCCCGATAATCTGGTGAATTTGCTGGAACAGCGCCAGCATGTCCTCCGCCCCGTGTGCGGCTTCAGAAATGGCGTATAACGCTGCTTGCATCGATTCGGCATGTTTGCGCGACGTGATATCCCGCGCCACAGCAACTCTGAGTTGGTCTGCCTCTGACCAGCGCGCCGACCACATGATATGGACCAGCCGCCCGTCCTTACGCACGTAGCGATTCTCGAAATTGAACTTGGCCTGCCCGGCCATGATTTCAGCAGCCGCCTGCAAGGTTCTGGCCTGGTCTTCCGGCGCCACCAGTTCAATCATCCGCCGACCAAGCATCTCTTCCGGCGTATAGCCAAAAATACGCTCGCAAGCCGCGCTGACAAAAACAAAACGCCCTTCCTTGTCGACCACACAAATGGCGTCGAGCAAGAGATCAATGAAGTTCGCCAACAGGGCGTGCGCTTTTGCTTTCATATGCAAGAGATACTACTTGAGGTTTACGCGATACGCTATTTTCGCTTAAGACAACGTCGCGTCTCATCCTGACTTCTTGCCTGTCACAAAAGAATGGTAGCGCAAGCTCACTCGGGCCTACGCCATGACCATCTACCAGGCCAGCACAAGCATCGCAATCGCTGGCTGGCCAGACCCGCCCGCTCAAACAACGTCACGCCTGGTTATACATTCCCATATCGGGCCGCACGCCGAGTTCGAGCATGAAGGCCGCCGGGTCAAAACCCTCTTCTGCATATTGCCGCTGGATCGCCTCGCGGGCGACAGCGAGCGCTT
This genomic interval from Silvimonas soli contains the following:
- a CDS encoding sensor domain-containing protein — translated: MKAKAHALLANFIDLLLDAICVVDKEGRFVFVSAACERIFGYTPEEMLGRRMIELVAPEDQARTLQAAAEIMAGQAKFNFENRYVRKDGRLVHIMWSARWSEADQLRVAVARDITSRKHAESMQAALYAISEAAHGAEDMLALFQQIHQIIGQLLPALNFSVVTYDEKNDRLSSPYHINQFHPAGAAQAMPASALCAEVIRSGQPLLLNPQNPGVFPADLHGPDGTEPLCWLGVPLNSHKGTIGALVLMSYAGGALYAERDKELLQFVSTQVATAIEHKQLHARLRRLAQYDELTDLPNRGLLYDRLDMALARARREQGRMSLLYVDLDKFKQVNDSHGHATGDLLLQEVAHRLKQCVRETDTVARMGGDEFVVLLENVQLPQFAAQVADKIRKALAQPVHIDGLELYAKSSIGIACYPEHGLDARLLLKHADEAMYQAKKSTDEIRQKEDC